Proteins from one Hymenobacter gelipurpurascens genomic window:
- a CDS encoding DUF2029 domain-containing protein, with translation MSLANWLSADSVAGRRWVVGAFFGLLALLGVALHRDYGVSWDEPTDHLNGLVNVKYIAELLAPEKIRQEPSTRLIPPLKGYHDNDHGVIFEIPVAVLSYLFTHHDSEAYYYMRHLLIFCTFMLAVWSTYVIGYRRFRDWRLGLLAALVLVLSPRLFAEAFFNGKDIMFMGLFTLGMVTLVRLTEQPTVRRAVLHGMVIGLAIDARILGSLLVPFTVVLVLLSWPWLAAPERRQRLWLLGLSLAVAVGTTIIGWPYLWENPIGNFVAAFRNMSHYPWIFTNYYLGHYYKAGDIPWHYAPVWMLVTTPVPYILAAVLGLVQAGWRILRTGWSGLREPAQQLDLLLAGWLLGPLLLVIVLHSALYDAWRHLYFVYPALVLLAVRGAVGLIVATRQHRRWRPLVLGLGLLAGLEMARTAVRMVRLHPYQNLYFTLLSAPAAEALMERDYWGLTFRYGLEWLLQQHPVGPIKINVRWPWYNPLYNNSLMLTPEQRQRIRYVPLAKADYFMTAYRWHPQTYADSVGTEVHTLRTEGIKVLSIFRRPSR, from the coding sequence ATGTCGTTAGCAAACTGGTTATCTGCTGATTCCGTGGCGGGCCGCCGTTGGGTGGTCGGGGCGTTCTTTGGGTTGCTGGCGCTGCTGGGCGTGGCCCTGCACCGGGACTACGGCGTATCGTGGGATGAGCCCACCGACCATCTCAATGGCCTCGTTAATGTTAAGTATATAGCCGAGCTCTTGGCGCCAGAGAAGATCCGCCAAGAGCCTTCTACCCGCCTGATTCCGCCCCTGAAAGGCTACCACGATAACGACCACGGCGTCATCTTCGAGATTCCGGTAGCGGTGCTCAGCTACCTGTTCACCCACCACGACTCGGAGGCCTACTACTACATGCGCCACCTGCTCATTTTCTGCACTTTCATGCTGGCCGTGTGGAGCACGTATGTAATAGGCTACCGGCGCTTCCGCGATTGGCGCCTGGGCTTACTGGCGGCATTGGTGCTGGTGCTTTCCCCACGGCTATTTGCGGAAGCCTTCTTCAACGGCAAGGATATCATGTTTATGGGGCTCTTTACCTTGGGCATGGTTACCCTGGTTCGGCTGACTGAGCAACCCACCGTTCGCAGGGCCGTGCTACATGGGATGGTTATCGGTTTGGCCATCGATGCCCGAATTCTGGGTAGCCTGCTCGTGCCTTTCACGGTGGTATTGGTGCTGCTCAGCTGGCCCTGGCTGGCGGCCCCGGAGCGTCGACAGCGGTTATGGCTACTCGGGCTTAGCTTGGCAGTAGCTGTTGGCACTACCATCATAGGCTGGCCTTATTTGTGGGAGAACCCCATTGGCAACTTTGTGGCGGCTTTCCGCAACATGAGCCACTACCCCTGGATTTTCACCAATTACTACCTAGGCCACTACTACAAAGCCGGCGATATTCCCTGGCACTACGCCCCCGTCTGGATGCTTGTCACGACGCCCGTTCCGTATATTCTGGCCGCCGTGCTAGGCCTAGTCCAGGCGGGCTGGCGCATCCTGCGTACGGGCTGGAGTGGCCTACGCGAGCCTGCCCAGCAGCTTGATCTGCTGCTGGCTGGCTGGTTACTGGGTCCGCTGCTGCTCGTGATAGTGCTTCATTCTGCTTTATACGATGCCTGGCGACACCTCTACTTTGTGTATCCGGCTTTGGTGCTGCTGGCCGTGCGGGGCGCTGTAGGCCTGATAGTTGCGACCCGTCAGCACCGGCGTTGGCGCCCGTTGGTGCTAGGCCTGGGCCTGTTGGCAGGGCTGGAAATGGCGCGCACTGCCGTACGCATGGTGCGCCTGCATCCTTATCAAAATCTGTACTTCACTTTGCTAAGTGCCCCGGCTGCCGAAGCCCTGATGGAGCGCGACTATTGGGGCCTCACTTTCCGCTACGGCTTGGAGTGGCTTCTGCAACAGCATCCGGTGGGGCCCATCAAAATAAACGTGCGCTGGCCGTGGTATAACCCGCTGTACAACAACAGCCTCATGCTTACCCCCGAGCAGCGCCAACGCATCCGGTACGTGCCGCTGGCCAAGGCCGATTATTTTATGACGGCCTACCGCTGGCACCCGCAAACCTACGCCGATAGTGTGGGTACCGAAGTGCATACGCTCCGCACGGAGGGAATAAAAGTTCTGTCCATTTTCCGCCGGCCGAGCCGCTAA
- a CDS encoding ArnT family glycosyltransferase translates to MPAALAFSHRWLVGAFFGLLTLLGVGLYRDYGVGWDEQVDRLNGIINAKYVALKLAPELARQQPTFADIPEMRDNQDTDHGVFFQLPLVVLEKVMGADDTRDIYFLRHLIIWLTCVAGTWVVYRLGAWRFGSWRWGLVTAGLLVLSPRLFAESFYNYKDPVFMGFFALGIYTLVRWLHQPTVLRALLHALATGAAIDVRTMGVLLVPLTLGFAALEIWYRPQQERRRFLLSFLPYLPLTAVVVVLGWPYLWENPLGHFLEAFQSFSRYRSDMLTQYLGHEISVRELPWHYAPVWLLVTTPVAYSALFLIGLGVVLWAMHRPQQWLASMAGRLDLLFVAWCLGPLLAVIVLHSVLYDGWRHLYFIYPAFLLLAVGGLRALWCSWQQASRPVGRAVGWVGAAFLSFGVLHTAARMVLDHPYQNVYFSVPPAAVTGKLFERDYWALSGREGLEWILAHDAGTAIPVATDPRTRLLLHNAQLLLPATERARVQMVPPEQARYFLTTYRWHPAPYLAYGTPIYERQVNGLTILSVFRLH, encoded by the coding sequence ATGCCTGCTGCTCTTGCTTTTTCTCACCGCTGGCTGGTTGGGGCCTTCTTTGGGCTGCTGACACTGCTGGGCGTAGGCCTGTACCGCGACTATGGCGTGGGCTGGGACGAGCAGGTTGACCGTCTGAACGGCATTATCAACGCGAAGTATGTGGCCCTCAAGCTGGCTCCTGAGCTGGCGCGCCAGCAGCCTACCTTCGCCGATATTCCCGAGATGCGCGATAACCAGGACACCGACCACGGCGTGTTCTTCCAACTGCCGCTGGTGGTGCTGGAAAAGGTGATGGGCGCCGATGACACCCGGGATATTTACTTTCTGCGCCATCTGATTATCTGGCTCACCTGCGTGGCCGGCACTTGGGTAGTTTACCGGTTGGGTGCCTGGCGCTTCGGGAGCTGGCGGTGGGGTTTGGTTACGGCGGGCCTGCTGGTGCTTTCGCCCCGGCTGTTTGCCGAGTCGTTTTATAATTACAAAGACCCTGTTTTCATGGGGTTCTTCGCGCTGGGCATCTATACATTGGTTCGGTGGCTGCACCAACCGACCGTACTACGCGCGCTGCTCCACGCCCTGGCCACCGGGGCCGCCATTGATGTCCGGACGATGGGGGTGCTGCTCGTGCCGCTGACCCTTGGCTTTGCGGCGCTAGAAATCTGGTACCGTCCGCAGCAGGAGCGCCGCCGTTTTCTGCTTTCCTTCCTGCCTTATCTGCCTCTCACGGCTGTGGTGGTGGTGCTGGGCTGGCCGTATCTCTGGGAAAACCCGCTAGGCCACTTCCTCGAAGCCTTCCAGAGCTTCAGCCGCTACCGCTCCGATATGCTCACGCAGTACCTGGGCCACGAGATTTCGGTGCGGGAGCTGCCCTGGCACTACGCCCCGGTGTGGTTACTGGTGACTACGCCCGTGGCCTACTCGGCCTTGTTCCTGATAGGACTGGGCGTGGTGTTGTGGGCCATGCACCGGCCGCAGCAGTGGCTGGCATCGATGGCAGGCCGCCTCGATCTACTTTTTGTGGCGTGGTGCCTGGGCCCTCTGCTCGCCGTTATTGTACTGCACTCCGTGCTATATGATGGTTGGCGGCATTTGTATTTCATCTATCCTGCTTTCCTGTTGCTGGCCGTAGGTGGCCTACGGGCCTTGTGGTGCAGCTGGCAGCAAGCTTCTAGGCCAGTCGGGCGGGCTGTGGGCTGGGTTGGCGCTGCTTTCCTAAGCTTCGGCGTGCTGCACACCGCCGCACGAATGGTGCTCGATCACCCCTATCAGAATGTATATTTCAGTGTTCCGCCGGCCGCCGTTACCGGAAAGCTGTTTGAGCGCGATTACTGGGCCTTATCGGGCCGCGAAGGGCTAGAGTGGATTCTGGCCCATGATGCTGGAACGGCAATACCGGTAGCCACCGACCCACGCACGCGCCTGCTGCTGCATAATGCGCAGCTTTTACTTCCTGCCACAGAGCGGGCCCGGGTGCAGATGGTGCCCCCGGAGCAGGCCCGGTATTTTCTTACTACTTATCGTTGGCACCCAGCCCCTTACCTGGCCTACGGTACGCCTATCTATGAGCGGCAAGTAAATGGGCTGACAATTCTCTCTGTTTTTCGCCTGCATTAG
- a CDS encoding GNAT family N-acetyltransferase produces MPLVEVTTPEHRRQFLDLPARIYQNHPNWIAPLDHEIEAVFDPKRNHNFAHGEAIRWILTNPSGEVVGRVAAFINHETPQTDPTLPVGGLGFFECIDDQTAANELFDAGREWLSQRGLAAMDGPINFGERDRFWGVLVDGFTEPNYGMFYHAPYYKGLFEQYGFEVYFKQYTCYREVAMPLHEAFSRAFDKYAQQYPTFRFEHANKSEAEKLARDFHHVYNLAWANHSGINPMPLEKARELVREMKPVLDERLLWFAYHNDEPIAFFVSLPELNQIFKHVGRNFNLLGKLRFLWEKRKYMQRTDKKLFGVIFGVVPEWQGKGIESAMMVHARAQFMRAGYTEIEMNWIGDFNPRMLALTRSIGARIYKTHVTYRFLFDRNRPFERSPIIR; encoded by the coding sequence ATGCCGCTAGTAGAAGTCACGACCCCCGAACACCGCCGTCAATTCCTGGATTTGCCGGCGCGCATTTACCAGAACCACCCCAACTGGATTGCCCCCCTCGACCACGAAATCGAGGCGGTTTTCGATCCGAAGCGCAACCACAATTTTGCCCACGGCGAAGCTATTCGTTGGATTCTGACCAACCCCAGCGGCGAGGTTGTGGGGCGTGTGGCGGCTTTTATCAACCACGAAACGCCCCAAACCGACCCTACGCTTCCGGTAGGTGGCCTAGGCTTTTTTGAGTGCATTGATGACCAAACCGCGGCTAACGAGCTGTTTGACGCTGGCCGTGAGTGGCTTAGCCAGCGCGGCCTGGCCGCCATGGATGGCCCCATCAACTTTGGCGAGCGTGACCGGTTCTGGGGCGTGCTGGTAGATGGCTTCACGGAGCCCAACTACGGTATGTTCTACCACGCGCCCTACTACAAGGGACTATTTGAGCAGTACGGCTTTGAGGTGTATTTCAAGCAGTACACCTGCTACCGCGAAGTGGCAATGCCCCTGCACGAGGCATTTAGCCGCGCCTTCGATAAGTACGCCCAGCAATACCCTACTTTCCGCTTCGAGCACGCCAACAAGAGCGAGGCCGAAAAGCTGGCCCGCGATTTTCACCATGTGTACAACCTGGCCTGGGCTAACCACAGCGGCATTAACCCCATGCCGCTGGAGAAGGCACGCGAACTGGTACGCGAGATGAAACCCGTGCTGGATGAGCGCCTGCTTTGGTTTGCCTACCACAACGATGAGCCCATTGCGTTCTTCGTGAGTCTGCCGGAGTTAAACCAGATTTTCAAGCACGTGGGCCGCAACTTCAACTTGTTGGGCAAGCTGCGTTTCCTCTGGGAAAAACGCAAATACATGCAGCGCACCGATAAAAAGCTGTTCGGTGTCATCTTTGGGGTGGTGCCGGAGTGGCAGGGCAAGGGTATTGAGTCGGCGATGATGGTGCACGCCCGGGCGCAGTTCATGCGCGCCGGCTACACCGAAATCGAGATGAACTGGATCGGCGACTTTAATCCCCGCATGCTGGCCCTCACGCGCTCCATTGGGGCGCGTATCTACAAAACGCACGTCACGTACCGCTTTCTTTTCGACCGCAACCGGCCCTTCGAGCGCAGCCCGATCATCCGCTAA
- the coaE gene encoding dephospho-CoA kinase (Dephospho-CoA kinase (CoaE) performs the final step in coenzyme A biosynthesis.) translates to MLKIGITGGIGSGKSVVCRLFAVLGVPVYDSDARAKWVMANDMLLRDELQAAFGPETFDALGHLNRTYLARVAFADPVQLARLNALVHPAVGRDFAQWSAARQAEGHAYILKEAALLYESGAYQQLDHIITVFAPLEIRQARILVRDPHRTADDIQNIIGKQMSEEEKMERADFVVYNDDAHLLIPQVLQLNATFRR, encoded by the coding sequence ATGCTGAAAATTGGAATTACGGGCGGAATTGGCTCGGGCAAAAGCGTAGTGTGCCGGCTGTTTGCGGTGCTGGGCGTGCCCGTATATGACTCCGACGCCCGGGCAAAGTGGGTGATGGCCAACGATATGCTGCTGCGCGACGAGCTGCAAGCCGCCTTCGGCCCCGAAACGTTTGACGCACTAGGCCACCTCAACCGGACGTATCTGGCCCGGGTGGCTTTTGCCGATCCTGTGCAGCTGGCCCGCCTCAATGCGCTGGTACATCCGGCCGTGGGCCGCGACTTTGCGCAGTGGAGTGCGGCCCGCCAAGCCGAAGGCCATGCCTATATCCTGAAAGAAGCCGCGCTGCTCTACGAATCGGGCGCCTATCAGCAGCTGGACCATATCATCACGGTGTTTGCGCCGCTGGAAATCCGGCAGGCCCGCATTCTGGTTCGCGACCCGCACCGCACCGCCGACGACATTCAGAACATCATCGGCAAACAGATGAGCGAAGAGGAGAAAATGGAGCGAGCCGATTTTGTGGTGTACAACGACGATGCGCACCTGCTCATTCCGCAGGTGCTGCAGCTGAATGCCACGTTTCGACGCTAG